One segment of Schistocerca nitens isolate TAMUIC-IGC-003100 chromosome 3, iqSchNite1.1, whole genome shotgun sequence DNA contains the following:
- the LOC126248994 gene encoding uncharacterized protein LOC126248994, translating to MSQRPKETSDEQRERNRERMRRYRATRTAEQATIDRQRHAQYAKIRRENMSPTSRARMRQRACLRAREKRASLSDEEKAVWRAKNADYQKLRRSRLSDEERERVRRRNAERTRAKRAINAAQPSVDTDYSNQYASTVVQSDPGKNDMWEQSDFIHPSFAMPTDDFDYFPFNLKTEYHDDCEGNQFWNCFGLMRHVDSDEVRVRCEPLPTDPFYYSY from the coding sequence ACGAacaaagagagagaaacagagaacggatgaggcgttatcgtgcaacacgaACTGCAGAGCAGGCAACCATTGACCGCCAGAGACATGCTCAGTATGCTAAAATACGCCGTGAGAACATGTCACCAACTTCCAGGGCACGAATGAGGCAGCGGGCTTGTTTACGGGCCAGGGAAAAGAGGGCTTCATTATCTGATGAAGAAAAAGCTGTGTGGCGTGCAAAAAATGCAGACTATCAAAAGCTTAGACGATCGCGATTGTCtgatgaagagagagaaagagttAGGAGACGCAATGCAGAGAGAACAAGAGCAAAGAGAGCTATAAATGCTGCACAGCCGTCTGTGGACACTGATTACTCCAACCAGTATGCAAGTACGGTAGTACAGTCAGATCCTGGAAAGAATGATATGTGGGAACAATCTGATTTTATACACCCAAGTTTTGCAATGCCAACTGACGATTTTGACTATTTTCCTTTCAATTTAAAGACTGAATATCATGACGACTGTGAGGGGAACCAGTTTTGGAACTGTTTTGGCCTTATGAGGCATGTTGATTCTGATGAGGTCAGAGTCAGGTGTGAGCCTTTGCCAACAGACCCATTTTATTATTCATATTGA